In Vagococcus hydrophili, one DNA window encodes the following:
- a CDS encoding phosphoglycerate kinase — protein MAKKTVEDLELKDKKVLVRVDFNVPLKDGVITNDNRIVAALPTVKYIVENGGKAILFSHLGRVKTEEDKEGKSLAPVATRLSELLEKEVTFVPQTRGEELEQAIANMNNGDVLVVENTRFEDIDGKKESKNDPELGKYWASLGDVFVNDAFGTAHRAHASNVGIASNLPSAAGYLMEKEIKFIGGAVDEPKRPFVAILGGAKVSDKIGVIENLIDKADKILIGGGMTYTFGVAKGRKIGQSLVELDKVDLAKSLLEKAGDKIILPIDTVCAGEFSNDAVTTIVAGNEDIPDDLEGLDIGPKSIELFTKELQGAKTVVWNGPMGVFELSTFAKGTVGVCEAIADLSDATTIIGGGDSAAAAIQLGYADKFTHISTGGGASLEYLEGKKLPGVESISDK, from the coding sequence ATGGCGAAGAAAACAGTAGAAGATTTAGAATTAAAAGATAAAAAAGTTTTAGTCCGTGTTGACTTTAACGTTCCATTAAAAGATGGTGTAATCACTAACGATAACCGTATCGTTGCTGCTTTACCAACAGTTAAATACATTGTTGAAAATGGCGGAAAAGCAATCCTTTTCTCACATTTAGGCCGTGTTAAAACTGAAGAAGATAAAGAAGGTAAATCATTAGCACCAGTTGCTACTCGTTTATCTGAATTATTAGAAAAAGAAGTAACTTTTGTTCCTCAAACAAGAGGTGAAGAATTAGAACAAGCGATTGCTAACATGAACAATGGTGATGTTTTGGTTGTTGAAAACACTCGTTTTGAAGACATCGACGGTAAAAAAGAAAGCAAAAATGATCCTGAATTAGGTAAATATTGGGCTTCTTTAGGTGATGTATTCGTGAATGATGCCTTTGGTACTGCTCACCGTGCTCACGCTTCAAACGTTGGGATTGCTTCTAACTTACCTTCAGCTGCTGGTTATTTAATGGAAAAAGAAATTAAATTTATCGGTGGTGCTGTTGACGAGCCTAAACGTCCATTCGTAGCTATCTTAGGTGGAGCGAAAGTTTCAGATAAGATTGGTGTTATCGAAAACCTAATCGACAAAGCTGATAAAATTCTTATCGGTGGTGGAATGACTTATACTTTCGGCGTTGCTAAAGGTCGTAAAATTGGTCAATCACTTGTTGAATTAGACAAAGTTGATTTAGCTAAAAGCTTATTAGAAAAAGCTGGCGACAAAATCATCTTACCAATCGACACTGTTTGTGCTGGCGAATTCTCTAATGACGCTGTAACAACAATTGTTGCTGGAAACGAAGATATCCCTGACGATCTTGAAGGATTAGATATTGGACCTAAATCAATTGAATTATTCACTAAAGAATTACAAGGTGCTAAAACAGTTGTATGGAACGGACCAATGGGTGTATTCGAATTATCAACATTTGCTAAAGGAACTGTAGGTGTTTGTGAAGCAATCGCTGATTTAAGTGATGCAACAACAATCATCGGTGGTGGAGATTCTGCTGCAGCAGCAATCCAATTAGG
- the gap gene encoding type I glyceraldehyde-3-phosphate dehydrogenase translates to MTVKVGINGFGRIGRLAFRRIQEVAGLEVVAINDLTDAKMLAHLLKYDTTQGRFNGDVEVHDGFFKVNGKEVKVLANRNPEELPWGELGVDIVLECTGFFTSKEKAELHLKGGAKRVVISAPGGNDVPTVVYNTNHDILTGKETVISGASCTTNCLAPMADALHTNFGIVEGLMTTIHAYTGDQMTLDGPHPGGDFRRARAAAENIIPNTTGAAKAIGLVIPELNGKLDGAAQRVPVATGSLTELVTVLDKKVTVEEVNAAMEKVANESYGYTTDQIVSSDIVGMTFGSLFDATQTKVMTVGDQQLVKTVAWYDNEMSYTAQLVRTLEYFANLA, encoded by the coding sequence ATGACAGTAAAAGTAGGTATTAATGGTTTTGGACGTATTGGTCGTTTAGCATTCCGTCGCATCCAAGAAGTAGCAGGATTAGAAGTAGTAGCAATCAATGATTTAACAGACGCAAAAATGTTAGCTCATTTATTAAAATATGACACTACACAAGGACGTTTCAATGGTGACGTTGAAGTTCATGATGGTTTCTTTAAAGTTAACGGAAAAGAAGTTAAAGTTTTAGCTAACCGTAACCCTGAAGAATTACCATGGGGAGAATTAGGCGTAGACATCGTTTTAGAATGTACTGGCTTCTTTACTTCTAAAGAAAAAGCTGAATTACACTTAAAAGGTGGAGCTAAACGTGTTGTTATCTCTGCTCCTGGTGGAAATGACGTACCAACAGTTGTTTATAACACTAACCACGATATCTTAACAGGTAAAGAAACAGTTATCTCTGGTGCTTCATGTACTACTAACTGTCTTGCACCTATGGCTGATGCATTACACACTAACTTTGGAATCGTTGAAGGTTTAATGACAACTATCCATGCATACACTGGTGACCAAATGACATTAGACGGTCCTCATCCTGGTGGAGACTTCCGTCGTGCACGTGCTGCTGCAGAAAACATTATTCCTAACACTACTGGTGCTGCTAAAGCTATCGGCTTAGTAATTCCAGAATTAAACGGTAAATTAGACGGAGCTGCTCAACGTGTTCCTGTTGCAACTGGTTCTTTAACTGAATTAGTAACTGTTTTAGACAAAAAAGTTACTGTTGAAGAAGTTAACGCTGCAATGGAAAAAGTTGCTAACGAATCTTACGGTTACACAACTGACCAAATCGTATCTTCAGATATCGTTGGTATGACTTTTGGATCATTATTTGATGCAACTCAAACTAAAGTAATGACAGTTGGAGACCAACAATTAGTTAAAACTGTTGCTTGGTATGATAACGAAATGTCATACACTGCACAATTAGTTCGTACTTTAGAATACTTTGCAAACTTAGCTTAA
- a CDS encoding sugar-binding transcriptional regulator has product MLHDLEMIERIAPDMMQTVEKRFRILRNIYWMQPVGRRTLAQKINVTERILRTETDLLKQLNLIDASKSGMTLTKNGLQVYEGLEKFMAEYSGTRVKERELSKQLGIARCIIVPGDSDLEEKVLESFGTIVSDVLATQLPDGENTIAVMGGTTMETVALNMQELETDKRHNLFVPARGGVGETINIQANSISGMMAEKSGGDFRVLYVPEQVSPETYEILLHEPTVQRVLNLISNSNCVIHSIGRALHMAKRRGMGSKELAMLTNEGAVAESFGYFFDEDGEVVYKIPRIGLQLKDLKHIPYVLAVAGGRSKAKAVEAYIKNAPKQTWLITDEGVANQILKEVTL; this is encoded by the coding sequence ATGCTTCATGATTTAGAGATGATCGAGAGAATTGCTCCGGATATGATGCAAACAGTTGAAAAGAGATTTCGTATTTTGCGTAATATTTATTGGATGCAGCCGGTAGGTCGAAGAACCTTGGCGCAAAAAATAAATGTCACAGAGCGTATACTACGAACTGAAACGGACCTTCTAAAGCAACTTAACTTAATAGATGCTTCTAAGAGTGGTATGACTTTAACAAAAAACGGATTGCAGGTTTACGAAGGCCTTGAAAAATTCATGGCTGAGTATTCAGGTACACGTGTTAAGGAAAGAGAATTATCTAAACAATTAGGTATTGCTCGTTGTATCATAGTACCTGGAGACAGTGATCTTGAAGAAAAAGTTTTAGAAAGTTTTGGTACGATTGTATCAGACGTTTTAGCAACTCAATTACCAGACGGGGAAAACACCATTGCAGTAATGGGTGGAACCACGATGGAAACTGTGGCACTAAATATGCAAGAATTAGAAACAGATAAACGTCATAACTTATTCGTTCCAGCAAGGGGCGGTGTGGGTGAGACGATTAATATTCAAGCTAATTCAATTAGTGGCATGATGGCAGAAAAATCAGGTGGCGATTTTAGAGTTTTATATGTGCCAGAGCAAGTTAGCCCTGAAACCTATGAGATACTACTTCATGAACCAACTGTACAACGCGTGCTTAATCTAATTTCCAATTCGAATTGTGTGATTCATAGTATTGGACGCGCCCTTCACATGGCAAAAAGACGAGGCATGGGTTCAAAAGAGTTAGCAATGCTAACTAACGAAGGAGCAGTTGCTGAGAGTTTTGGCTATTTCTTTGATGAAGACGGGGAAGTCGTTTATAAGATTCCACGCATTGGTCTGCAACTAAAAGACCTGAAACATATTCCGTATGTACTAGCTGTGGCTGGTGGTAGATCAAAAGCCAAGGCAGTTGAGGCATACATTAAAAACGCACCGAAACAAACTTGGTTGATAACCGATGAAGGTGTGGCTAATCAGATTTTAAAAGAGGTAACTCTTTAA
- the rpoN gene encoding RNA polymerase factor sigma-54 produces MRFEQHFGQSQSQKQTTKLAMTQELRQSIQMLQYNTEDLLAFLETKTLENPLMEVKVEVDEYDSGIKSHRVKSNYDGDNKEWLNEVPDTTVSLFDHLIQQVHLNYRDTYLRQLVLFLVEYIDVNGYLTISIEEAVAKTQATTIQMIDALTLLQMLEPVGVGARDLRECLMLQIEKDQTAPNMAYIIVEEYFEELANRKWQLIQKAYKIELFEIQEIFDYIKKLSPYPGAGFNPGPESYIIPDVIVKEHEGNLEVLSTKQGTPSVVFQQAYFEKMKRSEDAEVIQYLKERKAEFDWIKKGVVQRGNTILRVAEEIVKRQSGFFLDTNRPLVPMQLKELAASLSVHESTISRSINGKYLETDFGMFELRSFFTVGLAQELSEEELSTNMIKKKIEQIVAKENKQKPLSDQKIVELLLEETIQISRRTVAKYREELDIPSSTKRKRYDR; encoded by the coding sequence ATGAGATTTGAACAGCACTTCGGTCAAAGTCAAAGCCAGAAACAAACAACAAAACTAGCGATGACACAAGAATTAAGACAATCGATTCAAATGCTTCAATATAATACAGAAGATTTGTTGGCCTTTTTAGAAACAAAAACCTTAGAAAACCCATTAATGGAAGTGAAGGTAGAAGTAGATGAGTACGATTCAGGGATTAAAAGTCACCGAGTTAAAAGTAACTATGATGGTGATAATAAAGAATGGTTGAATGAAGTGCCTGATACGACGGTTTCTTTATTTGATCACCTAATTCAACAAGTTCATCTAAATTATCGTGATACCTATCTAAGACAGTTAGTCCTATTTTTAGTTGAGTACATCGATGTGAATGGTTATTTGACGATTTCCATTGAAGAAGCTGTGGCAAAAACTCAAGCAACGACCATTCAAATGATTGATGCGTTAACCTTGCTTCAAATGCTAGAACCAGTTGGTGTTGGTGCGAGAGATTTAAGAGAGTGCTTAATGTTACAAATTGAAAAAGATCAAACAGCTCCTAATATGGCTTACATTATTGTAGAAGAATATTTTGAGGAGTTAGCTAATCGCAAGTGGCAACTGATTCAAAAAGCTTATAAAATAGAACTATTTGAAATTCAAGAAATTTTTGATTACATAAAAAAATTAAGCCCGTATCCTGGTGCTGGATTTAACCCAGGACCTGAAAGTTATATTATTCCAGACGTGATTGTTAAAGAGCATGAAGGGAATTTGGAAGTTTTGAGTACGAAGCAAGGAACACCAAGTGTTGTGTTCCAACAAGCTTATTTTGAAAAAATGAAACGCTCAGAAGACGCGGAAGTGATTCAGTACTTGAAGGAAAGAAAAGCTGAATTTGATTGGATTAAAAAAGGTGTTGTCCAAAGAGGAAATACTATTTTAAGAGTGGCAGAGGAAATCGTCAAAAGACAGAGTGGGTTCTTCTTGGACACAAACCGTCCCTTAGTGCCAATGCAGTTAAAAGAACTTGCGGCAAGTTTATCGGTTCATGAATCTACTATTAGTCGTAGTATAAACGGTAAGTACTTGGAAACTGACTTTGGTATGTTTGAGCTACGTTCTTTCTTTACAGTCGGTTTAGCTCAAGAGTTGTCTGAGGAAGAACTGTCTACTAACATGATCAAGAAAAAAATTGAACAAATTGTGGCAAAAGAGAATAAGCAGAAACCACTTTCTGATCAAAAAATTGTGGAACTATTATTAGAAGAAACGATTCAGATTTCAAGAAGAACTGTGGCTAAGTATCGTGAGGAATTAGATATCCCGTCCTCAACAAAGAGAAAGCGCTATGATCGTTAA
- a CDS encoding teichoic acid D-Ala incorporation-associated protein DltX encodes MTDKQKEIFKFIGKTVMYTGILLAMIYLYGYLKSSGGGFIYNEF; translated from the coding sequence GTGACTGACAAACAAAAAGAAATTTTCAAATTCATTGGTAAAACTGTAATGTACACTGGTATTCTTTTAGCGATGATTTATCTTTATGGCTATTTAAAATCAAGTGGCGGCGGCTTTATTTATAACGAATTTTAA
- the clpP gene encoding ATP-dependent Clp endopeptidase proteolytic subunit ClpP translates to MNLIPTVIEQSSRGERAYDIYSRLLKDRIIMLSGPIDDNVSNSVIAQLLFLDAQDPEKDIFIYINSPGGSVSAGLAIYDTMNFIKADVQTIVLGMAASMGSFLLTAGTKGKRFALPNAEIMIHQPLGGAQGQATEIEIAARHILNTRERLNTILAENTGQPIEVIEKDTDRDNFMSAEEAKAYGLIDDVMVNSSKLK, encoded by the coding sequence ATGAATTTAATACCAACAGTTATCGAGCAATCTTCTCGTGGAGAGCGCGCTTACGATATTTATTCAAGACTTTTAAAAGACCGCATTATCATGTTAAGCGGACCAATCGATGATAATGTTTCAAACTCAGTGATTGCGCAACTTTTATTTTTAGATGCTCAAGACCCTGAAAAAGATATCTTTATCTACATCAACTCACCAGGTGGTAGTGTGTCAGCAGGACTTGCTATTTACGACACAATGAACTTCATTAAAGCAGATGTTCAAACCATCGTTTTAGGAATGGCAGCTTCTATGGGCTCATTCTTATTAACAGCAGGAACTAAAGGGAAACGATTTGCTTTACCAAATGCTGAAATCATGATTCACCAACCCTTAGGCGGCGCACAAGGTCAAGCAACTGAAATCGAAATTGCTGCTCGCCACATTTTAAACACTCGCGAAAGATTAAACACTATCTTAGCTGAGAACACAGGTCAACCAATTGAGGTCATCGAAAAAGACACAGACCGTGATAACTTTATGTCAGCTGAAGAAGCTAAAGCTTACGGCTTAATCGATGATGTGATGGTAAACAGTTCAAAATTAAAATAG
- a CDS encoding thioredoxin domain-containing protein — translation MGMTDVDVTKINTETGIKIGDDNAPKKIVEFVNLRCPYCRQWSDEKEDLLQELVNEGKIQRIIKLFNKEKPSLAKGNVMHDFVPNDASAISAIRSIYETQDTWGDLEDHTEIANFAESTLSLTRQNNDEISQEIVKEAEEANVFFIPTVIVDDQVFDQKISNEELLELLK, via the coding sequence ATGGGAATGACAGATGTTGATGTAACAAAAATTAATACAGAAACAGGCATCAAAATTGGTGATGACAACGCACCAAAAAAAATCGTAGAATTCGTTAACTTAAGATGTCCCTACTGTCGTCAGTGGTCTGATGAAAAAGAAGATTTACTACAAGAATTAGTTAATGAAGGTAAAATCCAAAGAATCATTAAATTATTTAATAAAGAAAAACCTTCACTCGCTAAAGGCAACGTGATGCACGATTTTGTTCCAAATGATGCATCAGCGATTAGTGCCATTCGATCAATCTATGAAACGCAAGATACTTGGGGCGATTTAGAAGATCACACTGAGATTGCAAATTTTGCCGAATCAACATTAAGCTTAACTCGTCAAAATAATGATGAAATCAGCCAAGAAATCGTTAAAGAGGCTGAAGAAGCTAACGTCTTCTTTATCCCAACTGTTATTGTAGACGATCAAGTCTTTGATCAAAAAATCAGTAATGAAGAATTACTTGAATTATTAAAATAG
- a CDS encoding SPFH domain-containing protein, giving the protein MGLIKAAASSIGGGFADQWLEVIEPADLSDSTVMTTGVLVRKNEKRQGNKKGTSDVITDGSVVHVYPNTMMLLVDGGKIIDYTAEEGYYTVNNQSAPSMFNGDLKNAIAESFDRFKFGGMTPQKQKVIYINLQEIRGIKFGTPSPINYFDNFYNAELFLRTHGTYSVKVVDPILFYSNVLPKNQDHVEINEINDQFLSEFLTALQTSINQMSVAGERISFIPSKSMELSKYMSSVLDEQWQTLRGMEVVSVGVSSISYTDDSKELINMRNKGAMLGDAGIREGFVQGSIAEGMKDAGSNANGSMAGFMGMQAGMGATGNYFSQASQTNQQQMEQQQAAQQTQNSADTWTCPSDQTENTGKFCSECGGSKPVASSGGIQMKCSNCHEVITVSGQMPKFCPECGQPFQGMPL; this is encoded by the coding sequence ATGGGTTTAATTAAAGCAGCAGCAAGTTCAATCGGCGGTGGATTTGCCGACCAATGGTTAGAGGTTATCGAACCAGCAGATTTAAGCGATTCAACAGTCATGACGACTGGTGTTCTTGTTCGTAAAAACGAAAAACGTCAAGGCAATAAAAAAGGAACCTCTGATGTGATTACTGATGGTTCTGTTGTTCATGTCTATCCTAATACCATGATGCTTCTTGTTGATGGCGGAAAAATTATTGATTATACAGCTGAAGAAGGATACTACACTGTTAACAACCAATCAGCACCATCAATGTTTAATGGTGATTTGAAAAACGCCATTGCAGAATCTTTTGATCGTTTCAAATTTGGTGGTATGACACCCCAAAAACAAAAAGTTATTTATATTAATTTACAAGAAATCAGAGGCATTAAATTCGGCACTCCTAGCCCAATTAACTACTTTGATAATTTTTATAATGCTGAATTGTTCTTGAGAACTCACGGAACTTACTCAGTTAAAGTCGTTGATCCAATTCTTTTCTACTCTAATGTTTTACCTAAAAACCAAGACCATGTAGAAATTAACGAAATCAACGATCAATTCTTATCTGAATTTTTAACAGCCTTACAAACATCGATCAACCAAATGTCTGTAGCTGGTGAAAGAATTAGTTTTATTCCATCAAAAAGTATGGAATTAAGTAAGTACATGTCTTCTGTTTTAGATGAACAATGGCAAACTTTACGCGGTATGGAAGTTGTTTCTGTGGGGGTTTCTAGTATCTCTTATACAGACGACTCTAAAGAATTAATCAACATGCGTAACAAAGGTGCCATGCTTGGTGATGCTGGTATTCGTGAAGGTTTTGTTCAAGGATCAATCGCTGAAGGAATGAAAGATGCTGGTTCTAATGCTAATGGCAGTATGGCTGGATTCATGGGCATGCAAGCTGGTATGGGAGCAACCGGAAATTACTTCTCTCAAGCATCTCAAACAAACCAACAACAAATGGAGCAACAACAAGCCGCTCAACAAACACAAAACTCTGCTGATACTTGGACTTGTCCAAGTGATCAAACAGAAAATACCGGTAAATTCTGTTCTGAATGTGGTGGTTCTAAACCAGTTGCTTCAAGTGGTGGTATTCAAATGAAGTGTTCAAACTGTCATGAAGTCATTACTGTTTCAGGTCAAATGCCAAAATTCTGTCCTGAGTGTGGGCAACCTTTCCAAGGAATGCCTTTATAA
- a CDS encoding TFIIB-type zinc ribbon-containing protein: MSDVVSHKCPNCDGPLLFDPESQSFHCEYCLSVFKDTDIKENTEPSHIEEVAKETFNLYACPSCGAEVVTDETTAATYCYYCHNPVVLKDRVSGEFLPNAILPFKVSEKEAKEKFLQWANKKKFIPRDFFSKKQIEKMTGVYFPYWNVDAELFGDVKAKGTKIDVWRIDETEYTRTRRYDIRRKGNVTFKSLLKTALSKNVKQNMIESVQPFNVDDCQAFDSRFLSGFQAEKRDLEFNDIKESVNQELDQYTESLLVNDISGYGMIDSSRCQTQLLNQSNQYYLLPLWIVTYKGHDSEEPYYFAMNGVSGKTSGILPVNKTKLIGTSAIIGAVVSGIVLLGGYLLF; this comes from the coding sequence ATGAGTGATGTTGTTTCACATAAGTGTCCAAATTGTGATGGACCTCTACTCTTTGATCCAGAGTCACAGTCTTTTCATTGCGAGTACTGTCTAAGTGTTTTTAAAGACACAGATATTAAAGAAAATACTGAACCATCTCATATTGAAGAAGTAGCTAAAGAAACCTTTAATTTATATGCATGTCCAAGCTGCGGAGCCGAAGTCGTCACAGATGAAACCACCGCTGCAACGTATTGTTATTACTGCCATAACCCTGTTGTCTTAAAAGACAGGGTTTCTGGTGAATTTTTACCCAACGCTATTTTACCTTTTAAAGTTTCTGAAAAAGAAGCTAAGGAAAAATTCTTGCAATGGGCGAATAAAAAGAAATTCATCCCTCGTGATTTTTTCAGTAAAAAACAAATTGAAAAAATGACAGGTGTTTACTTCCCTTATTGGAATGTGGATGCTGAACTTTTTGGCGATGTCAAAGCCAAAGGAACTAAAATTGACGTTTGGCGAATTGATGAAACAGAATACACTAGAACCAGACGTTATGACATTAGAAGAAAAGGAAATGTTACCTTTAAGTCGTTATTAAAAACGGCTCTTTCTAAAAACGTTAAGCAAAACATGATTGAATCCGTGCAACCATTTAATGTGGATGATTGCCAAGCCTTTGATTCTCGTTTCTTATCTGGTTTCCAAGCAGAAAAACGAGATTTGGAATTCAATGATATTAAAGAATCTGTTAATCAAGAACTAGATCAGTACACAGAGAGTTTACTCGTCAATGATATCTCTGGTTACGGCATGATTGATAGTTCTCGTTGTCAAACACAATTATTAAATCAGTCCAATCAATATTACTTACTACCACTTTGGATTGTGACATACAAAGGTCACGATAGTGAGGAACCTTACTACTTTGCGATGAATGGTGTCTCTGGTAAAACAAGTGGTATCTTACCAGTTAACAAAACAAAATTAATTGGGACGTCTGCTATCATCGGTGCGGTTGTTAGTGGAATCGTCTTATTAGGGGGGTATTTATTATTTTGA
- a CDS encoding TPM domain-containing protein, whose product MNIKKSSYLLSFIMLGLFFILPIFGIQANAAEKNVYDEAKLFTNEDVQQFEKQIKDIKETYKSEIVIVTTNSTNGKTPEAFADDFYREGGFGVGETHDGMLFLIDMGNRKYHVSTMGNTIAVVNNKRIERLKIAIEEDLKDGDNVGAVNTFFKKTTSYLKEGPAKGYVYNEKTGKVDKQKYMSPLKIVIALVSGIAASVAFYISVYSKYKLKRSSYSYPYSAMSTVDITHADAVKTADFVTTRHIPKPSNNNGGGGGSDTHFDSGGSSHGGGGGSF is encoded by the coding sequence TTGAACATAAAAAAAAGTAGCTACCTACTCTCATTTATTATGTTAGGTTTATTCTTTATCTTACCCATTTTTGGAATACAGGCTAACGCAGCTGAAAAAAATGTCTACGATGAAGCAAAACTATTCACTAACGAAGATGTTCAACAATTTGAAAAACAAATTAAAGACATCAAAGAAACGTATAAGTCAGAAATCGTCATTGTAACAACTAACTCAACAAATGGTAAAACACCAGAAGCTTTTGCGGATGATTTTTATAGAGAAGGCGGATTTGGTGTGGGTGAGACTCATGACGGGATGCTTTTTCTAATTGATATGGGAAATCGTAAATACCATGTCTCAACGATGGGAAATACGATCGCTGTGGTTAATAATAAACGAATAGAACGACTCAAAATAGCCATTGAGGAAGATTTAAAAGATGGCGATAACGTTGGGGCAGTTAACACCTTCTTTAAGAAAACAACTTCTTATCTAAAAGAAGGTCCTGCCAAAGGCTATGTTTACAATGAAAAAACAGGCAAAGTAGACAAGCAAAAATACATGTCTCCCTTAAAAATTGTGATTGCTTTAGTCAGCGGAATCGCTGCAAGTGTTGCCTTTTACATTAGCGTTTATTCTAAGTACAAATTAAAACGTTCAAGCTATAGTTATCCATACAGTGCTATGAGTACAGTGGATATTACCCATGCTGATGCTGTTAAAACTGCGGATTTTGTCACAACTAGACACATTCCAAAACCATCTAACAATAATGGCGGCGGCGGTGGTTCTGATACTCATTTTGACAGTGGTGGATCAAGTCACGGTGGCGGTGGCGGAAGCTTCTAA
- a CDS encoding DUF443 family protein, which yields MNLSETKMRRYKLMEYDSQYYLVDMETSTKSYLLPYLVWMYPLKVYKISEKEYHHLVNIRQTKSTYLLGFLGMILGKVIYEVFKNSVLDNQLTFLFLIIGTIGFIFFRLLQSSQQFNKLNQHLKLTNQNQYLSLTELSSNYRKQAIGRLVASYLMFIAIAYFAISFDSIILIIYFLLLAVISYQNRYYLSPYTYQITIR from the coding sequence ATGAATCTTTCAGAAACAAAAATGAGACGGTATAAATTGATGGAGTACGATAGTCAGTATTATTTAGTTGATATGGAGACAAGTACTAAGTCTTATCTTTTGCCTTATTTAGTTTGGATGTATCCGCTCAAAGTGTACAAAATTTCAGAGAAAGAGTATCATCACCTGGTTAATATAAGACAAACTAAATCAACATATTTACTCGGTTTTTTAGGAATGATTTTAGGTAAAGTCATTTATGAAGTGTTCAAAAATTCTGTTCTAGATAATCAGTTAACTTTTCTTTTTCTAATTATAGGAACAATCGGTTTTATTTTTTTTAGATTACTTCAAAGCTCTCAACAATTCAATAAGTTAAATCAGCATCTTAAACTAACTAATCAAAATCAATACTTAAGCTTAACAGAACTTTCAAGTAACTATAGAAAACAAGCGATAGGGCGTTTGGTAGCTAGTTATCTTATGTTTATTGCGATAGCATATTTTGCGATTAGTTTTGATAGTATCATACTAATTATTTACTTTTTATTATTAGCAGTGATTAGCTATCAAAATCGTTATTATCTATCACCATACACTTATCAGATAACTATTAGATGA
- a CDS encoding SdpI family protein, translating to MILSIVIMLLGLYCLLLAPRYYPMIGYRGALYYMKKQESWKITNQIFGLYLFISGLIYFINGNLKLLIILLIVAIMTTDLISLLILKRKKSR from the coding sequence ATGATTTTATCAATCGTTATTATGTTGTTAGGGTTATATTGTTTATTATTAGCGCCTAGATATTATCCAATGATTGGTTACCGTGGGGCTTTATATTATATGAAAAAACAGGAGTCGTGGAAAATTACCAATCAAATTTTTGGTTTATACTTATTTATTTCGGGCTTGATTTACTTTATTAATGGAAATTTAAAACTATTGATTATCTTATTAATTGTTGCGATTATGACGACTGATTTGATTTCTTTACTGATATTGAAAAGGAAAAAGAGTCGATGA
- a CDS encoding acetoin reductase yields the protein MSKVAIVTGSAGGLGLGIAERLVRDGFKVVLHDINEENLNQTVTTLQNQGMDVFGVVGDVSNQADQESLVEKAVEKYGHLDVLINNAGIDAVTPILEITEQELNRVFQINVNGVVFGTQAAAKQFIKQGTKGKVINACSIAGHESFEMLGSYSASKHAVKSFTHSAAKELAQHQITVNAYCPGIAKTKMWDHIDAEMVRHSHGKLQPGEAFEQYSAGIALGRYQLPEDVGNLVSFLASSDSDYITGQAILTDGGLVYR from the coding sequence ATGTCAAAAGTCGCAATTGTTACAGGATCAGCAGGTGGTTTAGGTTTAGGAATTGCCGAGCGCTTAGTAAGAGATGGATTCAAAGTTGTTTTACACGATATTAATGAGGAAAACTTGAATCAAACAGTTACAACTTTACAAAATCAAGGAATGGATGTTTTTGGAGTTGTGGGAGATGTATCAAATCAGGCAGATCAAGAAAGCTTAGTTGAAAAGGCTGTTGAAAAATATGGTCATTTGGATGTCTTAATCAACAATGCAGGCATTGATGCCGTGACACCTATTCTGGAAATTACAGAACAAGAGTTAAACCGAGTGTTCCAAATTAATGTCAATGGCGTTGTGTTTGGTACCCAAGCAGCAGCCAAACAATTTATTAAACAAGGGACAAAAGGTAAAGTGATTAATGCGTGTAGTATTGCAGGGCATGAATCATTTGAAATGCTTGGCTCATATTCAGCTTCAAAACATGCTGTTAAATCATTTACTCACTCAGCAGCAAAAGAATTGGCACAACATCAAATTACGGTGAATGCTTATTGTCCAGGAATTGCGAAGACAAAAATGTGGGATCATATTGATGCAGAGATGGTTCGACACAGTCACGGCAAATTACAACCAGGTGAGGCTTTTGAGCAATATTCAGCAGGTATTGCTTTAGGTCGCTACCAATTACCAGAAGATGTGGGTAACCTTGTGTCATTCTTGGCATCAAGCGACTCTGATTATATAACAGGTCAAGCTATCTTAACCGATGGTGGATTAGTTTATCGTTAA